In Culex pipiens pallens isolate TS unplaced genomic scaffold, TS_CPP_V2 Cpp_Un0129, whole genome shotgun sequence, a single window of DNA contains:
- the LOC120415860 gene encoding uncharacterized protein LOC120415860, producing the protein MIKMDQKKKSAQTKATIASLQAELSRLRSKAMKIEGERIETSVRHTDLLSHWSSVSATYVGAMRQRDDTIRRLLADSGIRPPDGATLENDERLRRAVLKTADKAVQTELW; encoded by the exons ATGATTAAAATGGACCAAAAAAAG AAATCCGCCCAGACCAAGGCCACAATCGCATCCCTCCAGGCGGAACTATCCCGCCTTCGATCCAAGGCCATGAAAATCGAAGGAGAACGCATCGAGACGTCCGTCCGCCACACCGACCTCCTGAGCCACTGGAGCTCGGTCTCGGCCACGTACGTCGGTGCGATGCGCCAACGGGACGACACCATCCGGCGGCTGCTGGCCGACAGCGGCATCCGGCCACCGGACGGTGCCACCCTCGAAAACGACGAAAGGCTTCGCCGAGCCGTGCTGAAAACCGCCGACAAGGCCGTCCAAACGGAACTGTGGTGA
- the LOC120415874 gene encoding valine--tRNA ligase: MADQVENGAAAAEPVKSEKQLKKEAEKAAKLAKLQEKLNKKAQQQEQSAAKPKVEKKAKETKEAIVYTAGTAEGEKKDLSGPFPDAYSPQYVEAAWYSWWEKEGFFKPEYGRKENNPRGQFVMVIPPPNVTGSLHLGHALTNAIEDAITRWHRMKGRTALWVPGCDHAGIATQVVVEKKLWREQKLNRHDLGREKFIEKIWQWRNEKGDRIYHQLKKLGSSFDWDRACFTMDPKLCRAVTEAFVRMHETGLIYRSSRLVNWSCALRSAISDIEVDKVEVAGKTLLAIPGYTDKVEFGVLVSFAYKVEDSDEEIIVATTRVETMLGDTAVAVHPKDDRYKHLHGKFVQHPFCNRRIPIVCDDFVEMDFGTGAVKITPAHDPNDYEVGKRHQLPFITIFTDDGFICGDYGEFTGMKRFDARKAVLAALQAKGLYKETVDNPMVVPVCSRSKDIVEPLIKPQWYVKCDDMAKNATEAVRSGELKIIPETHTKTWYHWMDGIRDWCVSRQLWWGHRIPAYLASFKDASKKPADLDEESLWFVGRNEEEALEKAAKKLGVDKALLSLKQDEDVLDTWFSSGLFPFSVFGWPDNTDDLKLFYPTSLLETGHDILFFWVARMVFFGQTLLGKLPFKEVFLHPMVRDAHGRKMSKSLGNVIDPMDVITGISLEGLHQQLLDSNLDPREIDKAKAGQKQDYPNGIPECGTDAMRFALCAYMTQARDINLDIMRVQGYRFFCNKLWNATRFALMYFTGDEKFDVIQTLTGSESTIDQWILSRLANCIDISNKGFEKYEFALATNACYDFWLYDLCDIYLECLKPTFQSGSEEAKSAARRTLYTCLNLGLKLLSPFMPFITEELYQRLPRADAPTVASICVAPYPELETSPWQNEPLEKDFEFVQRAAKIIRSARSDYNLPNKTKTEAFIVCTDDAVRATLQRFPTDLATMCYSQITFAQADQPPPPGCAILTVSGACVVHLLLKGLIEPEKEIEKLGKKREALTGTVGKLEEAMGKADYTVKVPEDVRKSNQEKLEQSKVEIERIIAAMETLKTM, translated from the exons ATGGCAGACCAGGTGGAAAATGGTGCCGCCGCAGCAGAACCGGTAAAGTCCGAGAAGCAGCTGAAGAAGGAAGCGGAGAAGGCAGCCAAGCTGGCCAAACTGCAGGAGAAGCTGAACAAGAAGGCCCAGCAGCAGGAACAGTCCGCGGCGAAGCCGAAGGTTGAG AAGAAAGCCAAGGAAACGAAGGAAGCGATTGTGTATACGGCCGGCACGGCCGAGGGCGAAAAGAAGGACCTTTCGGGACCGTTCCCCGACGCGTACAGTCCGCAGTACGTGGAGGCGGCCTGGTACAGCTGGTGGGAGAAGGAGGGCTTCTTCAAGCCGGAGTATGGC CGCAAGGAGAACAACCCCCGCGGGCAGTTTGTAATGGTGATTCCGCCGCCGAACGTGACCGGGTCGCTGCACTTGGGGCACGCCCTGACGAATGCCATCGAGGACGCGATTACGCGCTGGCACCGGATGAAGGGACGTACGGCGCTGTGGGTGCCGGGCTGTGACCATGCTGGGATTGCCACGCAGGTCGTCGTGGAGAAGAAGTTGTGGCGCGAGCAGAAGCTCAACCGGCACGATCTGGGCCGGGAGAAGTTTATCGAGAAGATTTGGCAGTGGCGGAACGAGAAGGGCGATCGGATCTATCATCAGCTGAAGAAGTTGGGATCGTCGTTTGATTGGGACCGGGCGTGCTTCACGATGGATCCGAAGTTGTGCCGGGCAGTGACGGAAGCTTTTGTTAGGATGCACGAGACGGGGTTGATTTACAGGAGCAGCCGGTTGGTGAACTGGTCTTGTGCGCTGCGCTCGGCCATTTCGGACATTGAGGTGGACAAGGTTGAGGTTGCTGGGAAGACGCTGTTGGCGATCCCCGGATATACGGATAAGGTTGAGTTTGGAGTGTTGGTTTCGTTCGCGTACAAGGTGGAAGACAGCGATGAGGAGATCATCGTGGCCACGACCCGTGTGGAGACCATGCTGGGAGATACGGCTGTGGCCGTCCATCCGAAGGACGATCGCTACAAGCATTTGCACGGTAAGTTTGTCCAGCATCCGTTTTGCAACCGGCGGATTCCGATCGTGTGCGACGACTTTGTGGAGATGGACTTTGGAACGGGTGCCGTCAAGATCACTCCGGCGCACGATCCGAACGATTACGAGGTCGGCAAGCGTCACCAGTTGCCGTTCATTACGATCTTCACCGACGATGGGTTCATCTGCGGAGATTACGGTGAGTTCACCGGAATGAAACGATTCGACGCCAGGAAGGCCGTCCTCGCCGCACTGCAAGCCAAGGGCCTGTACAAGGAAACCGTCGACAACCCGATGGTGGTCCCGGTCTGTTCGCGTTCCAAGGACATTGTGGAACCGCTGATCAAGCCGCAATGGTACGTCAAGTGTGACGACATGGCCAAAAACGCCACCGAAGCCGTCCGCAGTGGCGAGTTGAAGATCATTCCGGAAACGCACACCAAAACCTGGTACCACTGGATGGACGGAATCAGAGATTGGTGCGTGTCGCGTCAACTGTGGTGGGGACACCGCATTCCAGCGTACTTGGCCTCCTTCAAGGACGCCAGCAAGAAACCCGCAGATTTGGACGAGGAAAGCCTCTGGTTCGTGGGTCGCAACGAAGAGGAAGCGCTGGAGAAGGCCGCCAAGAAGCTGGGAGTCGACAAGGCCCTCCTCTCACTGAAGCAAGACGAGGACGTCCTCGATACCTGGTTCAGCTCGGGACTCTTCCCCTTCTCCGTGTTCGGCTGGCCGGACAACACCGACGACCTCAAACTGTTCTACCCGACGAGCCTGCTGGAGACCGGCCACGACATCCTCTTCTTCTGGGTGGCCCGCATGGTCTTCTTCGGCCAAACCCTGCTCGGCAAGCTGCCCTTCAAGGAGGTCTTCCTCCATCCGATGGTTCGCGATGCCCACGGCCGCAAAATGTCCAAATCGCTCGGCAACGTCATCGACCCGATGGACGTCATCACCGGCATTTCCCTCGAAGGCCTCCACCAGCAGCTGCTCGATTCCAACCTGGACCCGCGTGAAATCGACAAAGCCAAGGCCGGCCAAAAGCAAGactaccccaacggaatccccGAGTGCGGAACCGACGCAATGCGATTCGCCCTGTGCGCCTACATGACCCAAGCCCGCGACATCAACCTGGACATTATGCGCGTCCAAGGCTACCGATTCTTCTGTAACAAGCTGTGGAACGCAACCCGTTTCGCCCTAATGTACTTCACCGGCGACGAAAAATTCGACGTAATCCAAACCCTTACCGGTTCCGAAAGCACCATCGACCAGTGGATCCTGTCCCGCCTCGCCAACTGCATTGACATCTCCAACAAGGGCTTCGAAAAGTACGAATTCGCCCTAGCAACCAACGCCTGCTACGACTTCTGGCTGTACGACCTGTGCGACATCTACCTCGAATGTCTCAAACCAACCTTCCAGTCCGGCTCAGAAGAGGCCAAATCCGCCGCTCGCCGCACCCTCTACACCTGCCTCAACCTCGGCCTCAAACTCCTGTCCCCGTTCATGCCGTTCATCACCGAAGAACTCTACCAACGCCTCCCACGCGCCGACGCCCCAACCGTGGCCAGCATCTGCGTCGCCCCCTACCCCGAGCTCGAAACCAGCCCCTGGCAAAACGAACCCCTGGAAAAAGACTTCGAGTTCGTCCAACGCGCCGCCAAAATCATCCGTTCCGCCCGCAGCGACTACAACCTCCCCAACAAAACGAAAACCGAAGCCTTCATCGTGTGCACCGATGACGCCGTCCGCGCCACCCTCCAACGCTTCCCCACCGACCTGGCCACCATGTGCTACTCCCAAATTACCTTCGCCCAAGCGGACCAACCCCCTCCCCCCGGTTGCGCCATCCTGACCGTGTCCGGCGCCTGCGTCGTGCACCTGCTGCTCAAGGGACTCATCGAGCCGGAAAAGGAGATTGAAAAGCTCGGCAAGAAGAGGGAAGCCCTCACTGGGACCGTTGGAAAGCTGGAGGAAGCGATGGGAAAGGCGGACTATACCGTCAAGGTTCCGGAGGATGTGCGAAAGAGCAACCAGGAAAAGCTCGAGCAGAGCAAGGTGGAGATTGAACGTATCATTGCCGCGATGGAGACGCTCAAGACGATGTAA
- the LOC120415878 gene encoding uncharacterized protein LOC120415878: MLKQVLRVPPPFRWTPIRRTFLSDAFLCRDSWQSRLTTPILAKVNHEALYYELEQKFQQKAKVSAIDIDIYANKLVDDTHIDEVADLMYKFRLTEETSRGLPSTQHAIARTYIEHSHYGELIEMLDNRIGYGVFLDEYTANLALDRLVTTNEFKWGARVATLLALQEDFSNPITRSLATYACYRYVKGGEIDHFDDLKPAPVPVEGEVKKKKKEEIKVRVKFLRNPYFDDHFDLRDSKQLLGKTLYVLGLNSEVAVVANSCKLLGLVLYGKYEQAVELIGGGGEVSGEIVELAKGYLGQVENQEDESVRKLVDAMQGLGKVSNDSFEKVLLDAINKSVAEHETPQIEAQKKIYTEWCELRQQRLDEEMARLQRARRIQELERVGREMEQEEQKLWFFENEDKIELQIDSKKVFYPKRWFGKKKKPRVIDEGYVPPEVRQRQSQQ; this comes from the exons atgttaaaacaagTGCTCCGCGTTCCACCACCGTTCCGGTGGACACCCATCCGGCGCACCTTCCTGTCGGATGCCTTCCTTTGCCGCGATTCGTGGCAGTCCCGGCTCACCACTCCGATCCTGGCCAAAGTGAACCACGAAGCGCTGTACTACGAGCTGGAGCAAAAGTTCCAGCAAAAGGCCAAAGTTTCCGCGATCGACATCGACATCTACGCGAACAAGCTGGTGGACGACACGCACATCGACGAGGTGGCCGATTTGATGTACAAGTTCCGGCTGACGGAGGAAACTTCGCGCGGGTTGCCGTCGACACAGCACGCGATTGCGCGGACCTACATCGAGCACAGCCACTATGGCGAGCTGATTGAGATGCTGGACAACCGGATCGGGTACGGGGTGTTTTTGGACGAGTACACGGCCAATTTGGCGCTCGATCGGCTTGTGACGACGAACGAGTTCAAGTGGGGGGCGCGGGTGGCGACGTTGCTGGCGCTGCAGGAGGATTTCAGCAATCCGATCACGAGGTCACTGGCGACGTACGCATGCTACCGGTACGTGAAGGGTGGTGAGATTGACCACTTTGACGATTTGAAGCCGGCGCCGGTGCCGGTGGAGGGCGAggtgaagaagaagaaaaaggagGAGATCAAGGTGCGGGTCAAGTTTTTGCGGAATCCGTACTTTGATGATCATTTTGATTTGAGGGATTCGAAGCAGCTGCTGGGGAAGACGTTGTACGTGTTGGGGCTGAACAGCGAGGTGGCGGTCGTGGCGAATAGCTGCAAACTGCTTGGGCTGGTGCTGTATGGGAAGTACGAGCAGGCGGTGGAGTTGATTGGTGGGGGTGGTGAAGTCAGCGGCGAGATCGTTGAGCTGGCGAAGGGCTACCTGGGTCAGGTGGAGAACCAGGAGGATGAGAGCGTAAGGAAGCTGGTTGATGCGATGCAGGGCTTGGGGAAGGTCAGCAACGACAGCTTCGAGAAGGTGCTGCTGGACGCGATCAACAAGAGTGTGGCCGAGCATGAAACGCCGCAGATTGAGGCACAGAAGAAG ATCTACACCGAGTGGTGCGAGTTGCGCCAACAGCGTCTGGACGAGGAAATGGCCCGGTTGCAGCGTGCGCGCCGTATCCAGGAACTCGAGCGGGTTGGCCGCGAAATGGAGCAGGAAGAGCAGAAGCTGTGGTTCTTCGAGAACGAGGACAAGATCGAGCTGCAGATCGACAGCAAAAAGGTGTTCTACCCGAAGCGGTGGTTCGGCAAGAAGAAGAAGCCGCGCGTCATCGACGAGGGTTACGTTCCGCCGGAGGTGCGCCAGCGGCAGAGTCAGCAGTGA